From the genome of Hymenobacter cellulosilyticus, one region includes:
- a CDS encoding LytR/AlgR family response regulator transcription factor, which translates to MLRCLVIDDERIAREGLLEFIKRFDYLHPVGDYANALDALPLIRNKEIDLLFLDIEMPGIKGIRFAELIVDMPVLVIFTTAYADYALSSYKGNTIDYLLKPIFLEDFEKAVSKARTWHERLFPRQAHPTCFLKKTASCIASPFGILCT; encoded by the coding sequence ATGCTAAGGTGCCTGGTTATTGACGATGAACGCATTGCGCGCGAAGGGCTGCTGGAATTTATCAAGCGGTTCGATTACCTGCACCCCGTGGGCGACTACGCCAATGCCCTGGACGCGCTGCCGCTCATTCGAAACAAGGAAATAGATTTACTTTTCCTGGACATTGAAATGCCCGGTATCAAGGGCATCCGCTTTGCCGAACTGATAGTGGATATGCCCGTGCTGGTGATTTTTACCACAGCCTACGCCGACTATGCGCTGTCGAGCTATAAGGGCAACACCATTGACTATTTGCTGAAGCCGATTTTCTTAGAAGATTTTGAGAAAGCCGTTTCAAAAGCCAGAACCTGGCATGAGCGGCTCTTCCCCCGGCAAGCGCACCCCACCTGTTTTTTAAAGAAGACGGCATCGTGCATCGCGTCGCCGTTCGGGATATTATGTACGTGA
- a CDS encoding alpha/beta fold hydrolase, whose amino-acid sequence MPTIRTEVLSLAYEEGGPADGPPVLLLHGWPDAPRGWRAVAEHLQAAGWRTIIPTLRGTAPTRFLADETPRVAPGVALAQDAIDLLDALQIQQVAVVGHDWGARAAYTLAALFPQRVTAIVALALAYQPKGRFTLPDFAQSRLFWYQWFMCTEAGAAAVRQDPVGFARIQWDTWSPPGWFDEAEFTATAAYFSEPDWAEITLQAYRSRWLPGEATDPRYAALQKRLHTIEDLTTPTLMLQGGADTCDAPQESEGLDQYFTAGYQRLVLAGVGHFPHREAPEVVARHILAFLTSKAPR is encoded by the coding sequence ATGCCTACTATCCGCACCGAAGTGCTTAGCCTAGCCTATGAGGAAGGAGGCCCCGCCGATGGGCCGCCCGTCCTGCTGCTCCATGGCTGGCCTGATGCGCCCCGCGGGTGGCGGGCGGTGGCGGAGCACCTGCAGGCCGCCGGCTGGCGCACTATCATTCCGACGTTGCGCGGTACGGCGCCCACCCGTTTTCTGGCCGACGAAACGCCCCGCGTAGCGCCTGGCGTGGCCCTGGCCCAGGACGCTATTGACTTACTGGACGCCTTGCAGATACAGCAGGTGGCCGTCGTCGGGCACGACTGGGGAGCTCGCGCCGCCTATACGCTGGCCGCGCTGTTTCCCCAGCGGGTCACGGCCATTGTGGCCCTGGCTTTGGCGTATCAGCCAAAGGGCCGCTTTACCTTACCTGATTTTGCCCAGTCCCGACTCTTCTGGTACCAGTGGTTTATGTGCACCGAGGCAGGAGCCGCCGCTGTGCGCCAGGATCCGGTAGGCTTTGCCCGCATCCAATGGGACACCTGGAGCCCGCCCGGTTGGTTTGACGAAGCGGAATTTACGGCCACGGCGGCTTATTTTAGTGAGCCTGACTGGGCCGAAATTACCTTGCAGGCTTACCGCTCCCGGTGGCTGCCCGGCGAGGCCACCGACCCGCGTTACGCCGCCCTGCAAAAGCGCCTGCACACCATCGAGGACCTGACTACTCCCACGCTCATGCTGCAGGGAGGTGCCGACACCTGCGACGCGCCCCAGGAATCGGAGGGGCTCGACCAATACTTTACCGCCGGCTATCAGCGGCTGGTGCTGGCGGGGGTTGGGCATTTTCCCCACCGGGAAGCCCCGGAGGTAGTAGCTCGCCACATCTTGGCTTTTCTCACCAGCAAAGCCCCACGCTAG
- a CDS encoding FMN-dependent NADH-azoreductase: MSRLHAAGTSPFPYPFYHADSANSLQPPRAASYSTQLADGLVEKLVAENPGSSVTVRDLTKQLFPHLEEVHLQSFFTPAEGRSTEQQAAVRHSDEAIAELLAADTIVIGAPLYNFGIASTLKAWIDHIARAGLTFRYSAAGPEGLVKGKKVYVAMSSGGVYSEGPMAAYDFVVPYLKSVLAFLGMTDVTVVRVEGTSIPDLQETALPKALASISL; the protein is encoded by the coding sequence TTGTCCCGCCTCCACGCAGCAGGCACTTCTCCATTCCCTTATCCCTTTTATCATGCAGATTCTGCAAATTCTCTCCAGCCCCCGCGGGCAGCGTCTTACAGCACCCAGCTGGCCGATGGACTCGTTGAAAAACTGGTAGCCGAAAATCCCGGCAGCTCCGTTACGGTCCGCGACCTGACCAAGCAGCTCTTTCCCCACCTAGAGGAGGTTCACCTACAATCCTTCTTCACGCCCGCCGAAGGTCGTTCCACTGAGCAGCAAGCCGCCGTGCGCCACTCCGACGAAGCCATTGCCGAGCTACTGGCCGCCGATACTATCGTTATTGGGGCTCCGCTCTACAATTTCGGCATTGCCTCGACCCTCAAGGCCTGGATTGACCACATTGCCCGCGCGGGCCTCACCTTCCGCTACTCGGCGGCTGGGCCCGAAGGCTTGGTGAAAGGCAAAAAAGTATATGTAGCCATGTCGAGTGGCGGGGTGTATTCCGAAGGCCCCATGGCCGCCTACGACTTTGTGGTGCCTTACCTGAAGTCCGTGCTGGCTTTCCTGGGGATGACCGATGTGACGGTGGTGCGTGTGGAAGGCACCAGCATTCCCGACCTGCAAGAAACGGCCCTTCCCAAAGCATTGGCCAGTATCAGTCTGTAA
- a CDS encoding LytTR family DNA-binding domain-containing protein has protein sequence MKSLQNYVQLFLTDKRVLTVHKTLKALLDLLPATQFVQLHRSYVVQQEFITALHGQVAYVQATALPIARDRRHIVAQLLAQRPLHAGHR, from the coding sequence GTGAAAAGTCTGCAAAATTACGTGCAGCTTTTCCTCACGGATAAGCGCGTCCTAACCGTGCATAAGACCCTGAAAGCGTTGCTGGACTTGCTCCCCGCCACTCAATTTGTTCAGCTGCACCGCTCTTATGTTGTTCAGCAAGAGTTTATCACGGCGCTGCACGGGCAGGTCGCCTATGTACAGGCTACTGCCTTGCCCATAGCCCGCGACAGAAGGCACATCGTGGCGCAGCTGCTGGCACAACGCCCCCTACATGCGGGCCACCGGTAG
- a CDS encoding winged helix-turn-helix transcriptional regulator: MEIHSHTHCLSAMPALRQALAVLNGKWKLPILMAIRAGSSRFGEIERSVPGISGKVLAKELKDLEDHRLLQRIVHPGPPVAVSYAVLPYALTLDPIIFMLRDWGSQHLQLLEGTAPGSASAKP; encoded by the coding sequence ATGGAAATACATTCTCACACGCACTGCTTGAGCGCCATGCCGGCGCTGCGCCAGGCATTAGCAGTGCTTAATGGCAAATGGAAGCTCCCCATACTCATGGCCATCCGGGCCGGTAGTAGCCGGTTTGGCGAGATAGAGCGCAGTGTACCAGGTATCTCGGGCAAGGTGCTGGCCAAGGAGCTCAAAGACCTGGAAGACCACCGGCTCCTGCAGCGCATCGTGCATCCGGGCCCGCCCGTCGCGGTTAGCTACGCCGTACTGCCGTATGCCTTGACCCTGGACCCCATCATTTTTATGCTGCGCGACTGGGGTTCCCAGCACCTGCAGCTGTTAGAAGGCACCGCACCCGGTAGCGCTTCAGCCAAGCCGTAG
- a CDS encoding acyl carrier protein yields MVASSSRWPANPDQQVRRLISRRKRVALGRLHSSTRLMHELHFDLVDVVDIILEVERHFHLTIPDEVPVDTVGALMHYVRGHYPVASRA; encoded by the coding sequence ATGGTTGCTTCTTCATCCCGCTGGCCCGCCAATCCCGACCAGCAAGTTCGGCGTCTGATTAGCCGCCGCAAGCGGGTTGCCCTCGGCCGGCTGCATTCCTCTACCCGCCTGATGCACGAGCTGCACTTCGACCTGGTCGACGTGGTGGACATTATCCTGGAAGTGGAGCGCCACTTCCACCTCACCATCCCGGACGAAGTGCCCGTGGATACTGTGGGCGCCCTGATGCACTATGTGCGCGGGCATTACCCGGTAGCTAGCCGCGCATAA
- a CDS encoding pirin family protein, with product MGPDHTARAVINGSYAQSDPFIVLMDDRLDKKDTTPVGGPHPHAGFETVSLLLEGEIGDEAHRMKGGDFQMMTAGSGIVHTETIDEIARMRLLQLWVNLPKKDRWAPPRVQDLPLEHVPTSEKDGVEIKLYSGTLAGLTSPVKNYVPIIVADIRIEAGVTTTLQLPANFNTLLYVLQGSAKVGQEASLLQVDQVGWLDVAASEELSELPITAGEAGIRFVLYAGQPTGESMVSHGPFIGDSTDDIHRLYQDYRQGRLKHIATLPASQRIVL from the coding sequence ATGGGGCCTGACCACACGGCGCGGGCCGTTATCAACGGCAGCTACGCCCAAAGTGACCCGTTCATTGTTTTGATGGACGACCGGCTGGACAAGAAAGATACGACGCCCGTGGGCGGACCGCACCCCCACGCGGGCTTCGAAACGGTGTCCTTGCTTCTGGAAGGCGAAATCGGGGATGAGGCTCACCGGATGAAGGGCGGCGACTTCCAGATGATGACTGCCGGCAGCGGCATTGTGCATACCGAGACCATTGACGAAATAGCCCGGATGCGCCTGCTACAATTGTGGGTCAACCTGCCCAAGAAAGACCGGTGGGCCCCACCCCGGGTGCAGGACCTGCCGCTGGAGCATGTGCCCACCTCGGAGAAGGATGGCGTCGAGATAAAGCTCTACAGTGGCACGCTGGCCGGGCTGACCTCCCCCGTCAAAAACTACGTCCCCATCATCGTGGCCGATATCCGCATCGAAGCCGGGGTAACGACGACACTGCAGCTGCCAGCCAATTTCAACACGCTGCTATATGTTCTGCAGGGAAGCGCCAAGGTGGGGCAAGAGGCCAGCCTGCTGCAAGTCGACCAAGTGGGCTGGCTGGATGTAGCGGCCTCCGAGGAGCTGAGCGAACTACCGATAACGGCCGGGGAAGCCGGTATCCGGTTTGTGCTCTACGCCGGCCAGCCGACCGGGGAGAGCATGGTTTCACATGGCCCCTTTATCGGAGACAGCACCGACGACATTCACCGGCTGTACCAGGACTACCGCCAAGGCCGGCTCAAGCACATTGCCACGCTGCCGGCAAGCCAGAGAATCGTGCTCTAG
- a CDS encoding SDR family oxidoreductase, producing the protein MKGKVVLITGATSGIGRACALVFGQAGAQVVITGRDEARLTATRTELQQQGIACHAVRADVGVEADSARAVAETITAFGRLDVLINNAGISMRAMFQDADLSVIQQLMQTNFFGTVYTTKFALPHILAAKGSIVGISSIAGYRGLPGRTGYSASKFAMQGFLEALRTELLPQGVHVLVACPGFTASNIRQTALAADGSAQGESPRDEGKMMTSEEVAHHLLRAVQQRRRDLVLTAQGKLTVFLNKWLPGLADKLVLNHFRKEEGSPVK; encoded by the coding sequence ATGAAAGGAAAAGTGGTGCTTATTACGGGGGCTACCTCCGGCATTGGTCGGGCCTGCGCGTTGGTGTTTGGCCAGGCCGGAGCCCAGGTCGTTATTACGGGCCGCGACGAAGCCCGCCTGACCGCCACCCGCACGGAGCTGCAGCAGCAGGGCATTGCCTGCCATGCCGTACGCGCCGACGTGGGCGTGGAGGCCGATTCGGCCCGGGCCGTAGCCGAAACCATCACCGCTTTCGGCCGGCTCGACGTGCTGATCAACAACGCTGGTATTTCCATGCGGGCTATGTTTCAGGATGCTGACCTGAGCGTGATTCAGCAGCTGATGCAGACCAACTTTTTCGGAACAGTTTACACTACCAAGTTTGCCCTGCCTCATATTCTGGCTGCCAAAGGGTCCATTGTGGGTATTTCCAGCATAGCCGGCTACCGGGGCCTGCCCGGGCGTACCGGCTATTCGGCTTCCAAGTTTGCCATGCAGGGCTTCCTGGAGGCCTTGCGTACCGAGCTGCTGCCCCAGGGCGTACACGTGCTGGTGGCTTGCCCGGGCTTCACCGCGTCCAACATTCGCCAGACCGCCCTGGCCGCCGACGGCTCGGCGCAGGGGGAGTCGCCGCGCGACGAGGGCAAAATGATGACCAGTGAGGAAGTGGCCCACCACCTGCTGCGGGCCGTGCAGCAGCGCCGCCGCGACCTGGTCCTCACCGCTCAGGGCAAGCTAACGGTCTTCCTCAACAAGTGGCTCCCCGGCCTGGCCGATAAGCTGGTGCTCAATCATTTCCGCAAGGAAGAAGGCTCGCCGGTAAAGTAA
- a CDS encoding sugar phosphate isomerase/epimerase family protein — MEYIKHAAQGFQWGVEKAAELGYQYVEPMIHTGWDLLSEVDFFHSFSTQEDPLLMRDICRRAGVQVSSISGHSPLMKPEAAVPRLTQAIVFAAACGAKFVNTDDMNKPDWMDDELAHTLMKYTLTKANFVAQRHQVFICLEPHGTYSCTSAGLLRLVDLVPSPWIRVNWDTGNFYLAGLEDPYQGLERVREHVVHVHAKDISQQQSQAERGLVTGTPVGCACGEGEVDWERVIKILDPLDREIFLSVECGQVDEAERSLAYLKKLLGTKLLTD; from the coding sequence ATGGAATACATTAAGCACGCAGCCCAGGGGTTTCAATGGGGTGTGGAAAAGGCTGCCGAATTAGGCTATCAATACGTGGAGCCCATGATCCACACCGGCTGGGATTTGCTGAGCGAGGTCGACTTTTTCCACTCCTTCTCGACGCAGGAAGACCCCTTGCTCATGCGCGATATTTGCCGGAGAGCTGGCGTGCAAGTGAGCAGCATTAGCGGGCATAGCCCCCTGATGAAACCCGAAGCTGCCGTACCTCGCCTAACCCAGGCCATTGTGTTTGCGGCTGCTTGCGGGGCTAAATTCGTGAATACCGATGACATGAATAAGCCCGACTGGATGGATGATGAGCTGGCCCACACCCTGATGAAGTACACCTTGACCAAGGCCAACTTTGTAGCCCAGCGGCATCAGGTATTTATCTGTTTGGAGCCCCACGGTACTTACAGTTGTACTTCTGCCGGACTTTTGCGCTTGGTGGACCTGGTCCCCTCACCCTGGATTCGCGTCAACTGGGATACGGGCAACTTTTATTTGGCAGGCCTGGAAGATCCATACCAGGGGCTGGAGCGGGTAAGGGAGCATGTTGTACACGTCCACGCAAAAGACATCAGTCAGCAACAGAGTCAGGCGGAGCGCGGTCTGGTAACGGGCACTCCGGTGGGTTGTGCCTGCGGGGAGGGCGAAGTAGACTGGGAGCGGGTTATTAAAATCCTGGATCCGCTCGACCGGGAGATATTCCTTAGTGTCGAGTGCGGGCAAGTGGATGAGGCGGAAAGAAGCCTGGCGTATCTGAAAAAGCTGCTGGGCACTAAACTTCTCACGGATTAG
- a CDS encoding adenylate/guanylate cyclase domain-containing protein, producing the protein MFPLHLLPDNGNLNITPGETILAATLRQHVPHVHACGGRAQCSTCRVHVLEGLAHCSPRTADEQALADRLHLPASVRLACQTTTAGPLRLRRPLLDALDIELTRHTLTHPDQQEGTQRQVAVLFSDIEEYTSFADAVPPFDVVHVLNRYFELMGEVVRAHHGHISDYIGDGLMVVFGLKQPATAVTDALAAGQAMMQQVSLLNDYLEQMYGRSFRVRLGLHYGPAVVGHIGGRGFRKLATIGIP; encoded by the coding sequence ATGTTTCCGCTGCACTTGTTGCCTGATAATGGAAACCTGAACATCACGCCCGGTGAAACCATCTTAGCCGCGACGCTGCGCCAACACGTGCCGCACGTGCACGCCTGCGGGGGCCGCGCCCAGTGTTCTACTTGTCGTGTACACGTGCTCGAAGGCTTGGCTCATTGCTCGCCGCGCACTGCCGATGAGCAGGCCCTGGCCGACCGCCTGCACTTACCGGCCTCGGTGCGCCTGGCCTGCCAAACGACTACCGCGGGCCCCCTCCGTCTGCGCCGTCCCCTTCTAGATGCATTGGATATCGAGCTGACCCGCCACACCCTGACCCACCCCGACCAGCAGGAAGGCACTCAGCGGCAGGTAGCCGTCCTGTTTTCCGACATCGAGGAGTATACTTCCTTTGCCGACGCGGTACCGCCCTTTGACGTCGTGCACGTCTTGAACCGCTATTTCGAACTGATGGGCGAAGTCGTGCGCGCCCACCACGGCCACATCAGCGACTATATCGGGGATGGACTTATGGTTGTATTTGGGCTCAAGCAGCCAGCCACCGCCGTAACTGATGCCTTAGCCGCTGGTCAGGCGATGATGCAGCAGGTAAGCCTGCTCAACGATTACCTGGAGCAGATGTACGGCCGCAGCTTCCGAGTCCGTCTGGGGCTGCACTATGGGCCTGCCGTAGTGGGCCATATTGGGGGGCGGGGCTTTCGCAAGCTGGCCACCATCGGGATACCGTAA
- a CDS encoding sensor histidine kinase: MESKRKITSFFWALFFLGILLQLATSESLPFSAALLYTLSVLATFRLYFHYASRPATQRFIGRLPTLGLLLLLLILCGTLTLVLAAQGYIWAKALLPTAVAQELFHDSLPNIFGLFIISGFVCCLHYLFEKYKESFTREKELEMLKRQALEMEMHLLRNQLSPHFTFNVLNNLHFLIHKDKNEALQLLATYSKLLRYYAYESRKKTIALRQEVAFLQAYFELQLKQREADLQVVFDATPADDTFCISPFLLATFVENAFKHVLPNTAGKYYVRHSQSLTPDGQLTFELRNTCREASPLGEYNGLGLKHVQESLALAYPGCHRLDLRQEDGLFCVQLEVKLSPC, encoded by the coding sequence TAGCGAGTCGCTGCCATTTAGCGCAGCCCTGCTCTACACCTTGTCGGTGCTGGCCACGTTCCGGCTCTACTTCCACTATGCGTCCCGGCCCGCTACCCAGCGCTTCATCGGCCGCCTGCCTACGCTAGGCCTGCTTCTGCTCCTACTGATATTGTGCGGAACGCTCACCCTGGTCCTAGCTGCTCAGGGCTACATCTGGGCTAAGGCATTGCTGCCCACGGCCGTCGCCCAGGAACTGTTTCATGACTCGCTGCCGAACATTTTTGGTTTATTTATTATAAGCGGGTTTGTCTGCTGCCTGCACTACTTATTTGAGAAGTATAAGGAGTCCTTTACCCGGGAAAAGGAACTGGAGATGCTCAAGCGCCAGGCGCTGGAAATGGAAATGCACTTGCTGCGCAACCAGCTGAGCCCGCACTTCACCTTCAATGTGCTCAACAACCTGCACTTCCTCATTCACAAGGACAAAAACGAAGCCTTGCAACTGCTTGCTACCTATAGTAAGCTTCTGCGCTATTATGCCTATGAGTCGCGGAAGAAAACCATTGCGCTGCGCCAGGAAGTAGCCTTTTTGCAAGCCTATTTTGAATTGCAGCTAAAACAGCGCGAAGCCGACCTGCAAGTCGTCTTTGATGCCACTCCCGCCGACGATACGTTCTGCATTTCTCCCTTCCTGCTGGCTACGTTTGTGGAAAATGCCTTCAAGCACGTCCTGCCCAATACGGCGGGGAAATACTACGTCCGGCACTCCCAGAGCCTGACGCCGGACGGGCAGCTCACCTTTGAGCTGCGCAACACGTGCCGGGAGGCGTCCCCGCTCGGGGAATACAATGGACTGGGACTGAAGCACGTGCAGGAAAGCTTAGCCCTGGCGTATCCCGGCTGCCACCGCCTGGACCTGCGGCAGGAAGATGGTTTGTTTTGCGTACAACTGGAAGTAAAATTGAGCCCATGCTAA
- a CDS encoding GEVED domain-containing protein, producing MTKTLRVGRCAPIFRGYILLAALLLLGANARAQCPAATSACTPAGAPSSSYPFGMGILNVTLGSINNNSTGVQDGYRDYSCTQNAALTVGADYPISIRTNNSTDENVRVWIDLNNDGTLNSTTELVFSSNAKKVHTGTLRLPVGTVLNTRLRLRVAADYSNSPFPTPCSMPQYSQTEDYAVTVGANSTPPVAEFVANQTLTCSGCVQFTDQSQNSPTSWLWNFGDNTSSTAQNPSHCYTTAGTYTVTLTVTNAAGTNVRTRTNYIEYNAAVPVTASCTPNTAAYCCGYGITQFTLGPLTKASLNGQAGYEDFTCGSRAQLTEGNAYALSVTTGPSNPQDTRVWLDLNNDGSFSSTELLYQALNRTNPSGSITIPSSAVKGQPLRLRVISDYVGAPAGPCAEPQLGQAEDYTITVVANTNPPVASFTSSYVPTSCVNPVQFTDQSQNAPTAWLWNFGDNTTSTDQNPSHRYTTSGNYTVTLTATNAFGQNTVTRTNYLTVSVPCVTYCASTGQNNNVWLTSVAVTGSGVAFSNTSGADASGYGNYIDKTIGLRQGQTYTLTTSTNQNFQRITSMWLDMNRNGVFETNELLINNISTQNSSVLFMIANNASVVGFTRMRVQMRANNNQAQPCITNQANTETEDYSVRIDVVSGTAEARMLPSLSIFPNPTPSGMVHLRLADAAAAGTYQVTVHNVLGAQLLTTTLRLHPAADTDLDLTTLPRGLYLVRLTDAAGNSAVRRVERQ from the coding sequence ATGACAAAAACTTTACGCGTGGGGCGCTGTGCGCCGATTTTTAGGGGCTATATACTACTGGCGGCCCTGCTGCTGCTCGGGGCAAATGCCCGCGCCCAGTGCCCGGCGGCCACCTCGGCCTGCACACCCGCTGGAGCCCCGAGCAGCAGCTACCCGTTCGGAATGGGAATTCTGAACGTAACGCTGGGTTCGATTAACAACAACTCGACGGGCGTACAGGACGGCTACCGGGATTATTCCTGCACGCAGAACGCGGCTCTGACCGTGGGCGCCGACTACCCCATCAGCATCCGGACCAATAACAGCACCGACGAGAACGTACGGGTCTGGATTGACCTCAACAACGATGGCACGCTCAACAGCACGACCGAGCTGGTATTCAGCTCCAACGCCAAGAAAGTGCATACCGGTACCCTGCGCCTGCCGGTGGGCACCGTTCTCAATACCCGCCTGCGCCTGCGGGTAGCGGCCGACTACAGCAACTCGCCCTTCCCCACGCCCTGCTCGATGCCGCAATACTCCCAGACCGAGGACTACGCCGTAACGGTAGGGGCCAACAGTACGCCGCCGGTGGCCGAATTTGTGGCCAACCAGACCCTGACCTGCTCGGGCTGCGTGCAGTTTACCGACCAGAGCCAGAACTCCCCCACTTCCTGGCTGTGGAATTTCGGCGACAACACCTCCAGCACCGCCCAGAATCCCTCGCACTGCTACACCACGGCCGGCACTTACACCGTGACGCTGACCGTGACCAACGCGGCCGGTACCAACGTGCGTACCCGCACCAACTACATCGAGTACAATGCGGCCGTGCCGGTGACAGCCAGCTGCACGCCCAACACGGCCGCTTACTGCTGCGGCTACGGCATCACCCAGTTTACGCTGGGCCCGCTGACTAAAGCTTCGCTGAACGGGCAGGCCGGCTACGAAGACTTCACCTGCGGCAGCCGTGCGCAGCTTACCGAGGGCAACGCGTACGCCCTGAGCGTGACAACCGGCCCCAGTAACCCCCAGGACACGCGCGTGTGGCTGGACTTGAACAACGACGGTAGCTTCAGCAGCACCGAGCTGCTCTACCAGGCCCTGAACCGCACCAATCCCAGCGGCAGCATCACCATCCCCAGTTCGGCCGTGAAAGGCCAGCCCCTGCGGCTGCGCGTTATTTCGGATTACGTGGGTGCTCCGGCCGGCCCCTGCGCCGAGCCCCAGCTGGGCCAAGCCGAGGATTACACCATAACGGTGGTGGCCAATACGAATCCCCCGGTGGCCAGCTTCACCTCCAGCTACGTGCCGACAAGCTGCGTGAACCCCGTGCAGTTTACCGACCAGAGCCAGAATGCCCCCACTGCCTGGCTGTGGAACTTCGGCGACAACACCACCAGCACTGACCAGAATCCCTCGCACCGCTACACCACCTCGGGCAACTACACCGTGACGCTGACGGCCACCAACGCCTTTGGCCAGAATACGGTGACGCGCACGAATTACCTGACCGTATCCGTACCCTGCGTGACGTACTGCGCCTCGACGGGCCAGAACAACAACGTGTGGCTTACCAGCGTGGCCGTAACCGGCTCGGGCGTGGCCTTCAGCAATACCTCCGGAGCCGACGCCTCCGGCTACGGCAACTACATTGACAAGACCATCGGGCTGCGTCAGGGCCAGACCTATACACTGACGACCAGCACGAACCAGAACTTCCAGCGGATTACTTCCATGTGGCTGGATATGAACCGCAATGGCGTATTCGAAACGAATGAGCTGCTAATCAATAATATCTCGACGCAGAATTCGTCGGTATTATTTATGATTGCCAACAACGCCAGCGTGGTGGGCTTTACCCGCATGCGGGTGCAGATGCGGGCCAACAATAACCAGGCGCAGCCTTGCATAACCAATCAGGCCAACACCGAAACCGAGGACTACTCCGTCCGCATCGACGTGGTCAGCGGCACGGCCGAGGCCCGAATGCTGCCGTCCCTGAGCATTTTCCCCAACCCCACGCCCAGCGGCATGGTGCACCTGCGCCTGGCCGATGCCGCCGCGGCGGGCACTTACCAGGTCACCGTGCACAATGTGCTGGGCGCCCAGTTACTGACGACTACCCTGCGCCTGCACCCGGCCGCCGATACCGACCTGGACCTGACGACCCTGCCCCGGGGCCTCTACCTGGTCCGGCTAACGGATGCCGCCGGTAACTCGGCCGTGCGGCGCGTGGAGCGCCAGTAA